In Janthinobacterium sp. J1-1, a single genomic region encodes these proteins:
- a CDS encoding ATP-binding cassette domain-containing protein has product MSLSRLIAGFVRQHWPAYAAAAVMLTGVATLTVWIPRRIGAIIDALAAHQMSMSQLWLELLTLLAVGVAIYFLRVGWRITLFKAAYQLGVMLRTRFYTRMSQQGASFYQGQRTGDLMALATNDIDAIEMAAGEAMLAGFDGTLTLLMVLGIMLLGVDWRLACIALLPFPLMGLAFWRISSHIHTASTDSLQRFSALNDHVQESLSGVRTLRALGLEQRSSAQFSTLAGHAANASLTAQRWEAAYEPAVGLTLTAATALTLGLGGYLVWHDQLTIGALTSFSMYLGQLIWPMFAAGWVLSLIERGRAAWQRLQPMLDAPLAIDDHGTIATLPPGPLLLEQVGFAYAGQTTPALADIALRLEPGQTLGLVGPTGSGKSTLLRVLLRQVTPQSGQATWSGQPLADYTLHALRAAISWVPQESFLFSATIADNIALARPGATRAEVEHAAELADIHTDILQFPDGYETHVGEKGITLSGGQRQRVAIARALLADNDLLLLDDALSAVDTGTETRILQHLETLRRARPERSAIIASHRLSAVVNADLILVLRDGRITEAGNHEQLLQHDGWYASQWRYQQLEASLDAN; this is encoded by the coding sequence ATGAGTTTATCGAGGCTCATCGCCGGCTTCGTGCGCCAGCATTGGCCGGCCTACGCCGCCGCCGCCGTCATGCTGACCGGCGTGGCCACATTGACCGTCTGGATACCGCGCCGCATCGGCGCCATCATCGACGCGCTGGCCGCCCACCAGATGAGCATGTCCCAGCTGTGGCTGGAATTGCTGACCCTGCTCGCGGTCGGCGTGGCCATCTATTTCCTGCGCGTGGGCTGGCGCATCACCCTGTTCAAGGCCGCCTATCAGCTGGGCGTGATGCTGCGCACGCGTTTCTACACGCGCATGTCGCAGCAGGGTGCCTCGTTCTACCAGGGCCAGCGCACGGGCGACCTGATGGCGCTGGCCACCAATGATATCGACGCCATCGAAATGGCGGCCGGCGAAGCGATGCTGGCCGGCTTCGACGGCACCCTGACCTTGCTCATGGTACTGGGCATCATGCTGCTGGGCGTGGACTGGCGCCTGGCCTGCATCGCCCTGTTGCCCTTTCCGCTGATGGGACTGGCCTTCTGGCGCATTTCCAGCCATATCCATACGGCATCGACCGATTCGCTGCAACGTTTTTCGGCGCTGAACGACCATGTGCAGGAGTCCTTGTCGGGCGTGCGCACCTTGCGCGCGCTGGGCCTGGAACAGCGCAGCAGCGCGCAGTTTTCCACCCTGGCCGGCCACGCGGCCAACGCCAGCCTGACGGCGCAGCGCTGGGAAGCGGCGTATGAACCGGCCGTCGGCCTGACCCTGACCGCCGCCACCGCCCTGACCCTGGGCCTGGGCGGCTACCTGGTCTGGCACGATCAATTGACCATCGGCGCGCTGACCAGTTTTTCCATGTACCTGGGCCAGCTGATCTGGCCAATGTTCGCGGCCGGCTGGGTGCTGTCGCTGATCGAACGGGGCCGCGCCGCCTGGCAGCGCCTGCAGCCGATGCTGGACGCGCCGCTGGCCATCGACGACCACGGCACCATCGCCACGCTGCCACCCGGCCCCTTGCTGCTGGAGCAGGTCGGCTTTGCCTATGCGGGCCAGACCACGCCCGCGCTGGCCGACATCGCGCTGCGGCTGGAACCGGGCCAGACCCTGGGCCTGGTGGGCCCCACCGGCAGCGGCAAGTCGACCCTGCTGCGCGTGCTGCTGCGCCAGGTCACGCCGCAATCAGGCCAGGCCACCTGGAGCGGGCAGCCGCTGGCCGACTATACCCTGCATGCGCTGCGCGCGGCGATCAGCTGGGTTCCGCAGGAATCGTTTTTGTTTTCGGCGACGATCGCCGACAATATCGCGCTGGCCCGCCCCGGCGCCACGCGCGCCGAAGTGGAACATGCGGCCGAACTGGCCGACATCCACACCGATATTCTGCAGTTCCCCGACGGCTATGAAACCCATGTCGGTGAAAAAGGCATTACCTTGTCTGGTGGCCAGCGCCAGCGCGTGGCGATCGCCCGGGCCCTGTTGGCCGACAACGACCTGCTGCTGCTGGACGACGCCCTGTCGGCCGTCGACACGGGCACCGAGACGCGCATCCTGCAGCACCTGGAAACACTGCGGCGCGCACGCCCCGAGCGCAGCGCCATTATCGCCAGCCACCGCCTGAGCGCCGTCGTCAACGCCGACCTGATCCTGGTCCTGCGCGACGGGCGCATCACGGAAGCGGGCAACCACGAACAACTGCTGCAGCACGATGGCTGGTATGCCAGCCAGTGGCGCTATCAACAACTGGAGGCCAGCCTTGACGCCAACTGA
- a CDS encoding phasin family protein: MFPLPEQLSSAAKSQWETQLQLFNTLSHQAFDGAEKIIALHLDASKAAIARTADTAQHLLAAHDAREFLSYSTSQAQPGIESVLAYSRQLFGIASGTQAQLLEAAKASIAGASPLAAAAAAPASAPAQVEVEAIVEVPAAVAAPAPEPVPEPAPAPAALLAPVAEPEAAAPAPLPLTATLPIAASAPAAIAPASAKAPAAVKATAKAAPAPASSKPAVKQGGPSKAVVQPAPKGKRK; this comes from the coding sequence ATGTTTCCGCTTCCAGAACAGTTATCCAGCGCGGCGAAATCGCAATGGGAAACGCAGTTGCAACTTTTCAATACCCTGAGCCATCAGGCCTTCGATGGCGCCGAAAAAATCATCGCCCTTCACCTCGATGCGAGCAAGGCCGCCATCGCCAGGACGGCGGACACGGCGCAGCACCTGCTGGCGGCGCACGATGCGCGTGAATTCCTCAGCTACAGCACCAGCCAGGCCCAGCCCGGCATCGAGAGCGTGCTGGCCTACAGCCGCCAGCTGTTCGGCATCGCCTCCGGCACCCAGGCGCAATTGCTGGAAGCGGCCAAGGCGAGTATCGCTGGCGCCAGCCCGCTGGCAGCAGCAGCGGCCGCGCCCGCGAGCGCGCCGGCACAGGTCGAGGTCGAGGCCATCGTCGAGGTGCCCGCCGCCGTCGCGGCGCCCGCTCCGGAACCGGTACCGGAACCAGCCCCGGCCCCGGCCGCCCTCCTGGCCCCCGTCGCCGAGCCGGAAGCGGCCGCGCCAGCGCCATTGCCACTGACCGCCACCTTGCCGATCGCCGCCTCGGCGCCGGCCGCCATCGCACCAGCGTCCGCCAAAGCGCCTGCCGCCGTGAAAGCCACGGCCAAGGCGGCGCCGGCACCGGCAAGCAGCAAACCGGCCGTCAAGCAAGGCGGCCCCAGCAAGGCCGTGGTCCAGCCTGCGCCGAAAGGCAAGCGCAAGTAG
- a CDS encoding amidohydrolase family protein: MDLVIRNASLPDGRKSIDIAIEHGRIAAVGPALPITGGREIDAQGDLVTPPFVDAHFHMDATLSYGLPRVNASGTLLEGIALWGELKPELTQQALVERALQYCDWAVARGLLAIRSHVDICDPRLLAVEALLDVKRQVAPYLDLQLVAFPQDGILRSPNAFDNLKRAIAMGVDVVGGIPHFERTMADGAESVRLLCEYACEQGLMVDMHCDESDDPLSRHIETLAFHAQRLGMQGRVTGSHLTSMHSMDNYYVSKLLPLIREAGVAAIANPLINITLQGRHDSYPKRRGMMRVPEMLAAGIPVAFGHDCVMDPWYSLGSGDMLEVAHMGLHVAQMTGQQAIHDCFLAVTETPAAILGLDGYGIAPGCHADLVILDCGSTVEALRLRAARRLVLRRGQVISESPRAGARLQLPGRPETVNFRLAR, from the coding sequence ATGGACCTCGTTATCCGCAACGCCAGCCTGCCCGATGGGCGCAAGTCGATCGATATCGCCATCGAGCATGGCCGCATCGCCGCCGTCGGGCCCGCCTTGCCCATCACGGGCGGGCGCGAAATCGATGCGCAGGGCGACCTCGTCACGCCGCCGTTCGTCGACGCCCACTTCCATATGGACGCCACGCTCAGCTACGGCCTGCCGCGCGTCAACGCGTCCGGCACCTTGCTGGAGGGCATCGCGCTATGGGGCGAGCTGAAGCCCGAGCTGACCCAGCAGGCGCTGGTCGAGCGCGCGTTGCAGTATTGCGACTGGGCCGTGGCGCGCGGCCTGCTGGCCATCCGTTCCCACGTCGACATCTGCGATCCGCGCCTGCTGGCGGTCGAAGCGCTGCTCGATGTCAAGCGGCAAGTGGCGCCGTATCTCGATCTGCAGCTGGTGGCGTTTCCGCAGGACGGCATCCTGCGCAGCCCGAACGCTTTCGATAACCTGAAACGGGCGATCGCCATGGGTGTCGACGTGGTCGGCGGCATCCCGCATTTCGAGCGCACCATGGCCGACGGCGCCGAGTCGGTGCGCCTGCTGTGCGAATACGCCTGCGAGCAGGGGCTGATGGTCGACATGCATTGCGACGAATCGGACGACCCGCTGTCGCGCCATATCGAAACCCTGGCCTTCCACGCGCAGCGCCTCGGCATGCAGGGCCGGGTGACCGGCTCGCACCTCACCTCCATGCACTCGATGGACAATTATTATGTGAGCAAGCTGCTGCCCCTGATCCGCGAAGCGGGCGTGGCGGCGATCGCCAACCCGCTGATCAACATCACCCTGCAGGGCCGCCACGACAGCTATCCGAAACGGCGCGGCATGATGCGCGTGCCCGAGATGCTGGCGGCCGGCATCCCGGTTGCCTTCGGCCACGACTGCGTGATGGACCCGTGGTACAGCCTGGGCTCGGGCGACATGCTGGAAGTGGCGCACATGGGCCTGCACGTGGCGCAGATGACGGGCCAGCAAGCCATTCACGACTGCTTCCTGGCGGTGACCGAAACGCCGGCCGCCATCCTGGGCCTGGACGGTTACGGCATCGCGCCCGGCTGCCATGCCGACCTGGTGATCCTTGATTGCGGCTCCACCGTGGAAGCGCTGCGCCTGCGCGCGGCACGCCGGCTGGTGCTGCGCCGCGGGCAGGTCATCAGCGAGTCGCCGCGCGCCGGCGCTAGATTGCAACTGCCGGGCCGGCCCGAAACGGTCAACTTCCGCCTGGCGCGCTGA
- a CDS encoding GNAT family N-acetyltransferase has translation MKEIELRPAVEADFDAMWAIFQVLVAAGDTYTFDAGATREDCHAYWFGPGVQSFVAVMGSERLLGMYKLVANQIGHGNHVANASFMVDPAAQGVGVGRMMGVHCMQEARRAGFLAMQFNFVVSTNLAAVTLWKKLGFTVVGTLPMAYRHAQLGYVDAYVMYQLLSDPMQWPA, from the coding sequence TTGAAAGAAATTGAACTCCGCCCGGCCGTCGAGGCCGACTTCGACGCCATGTGGGCAATCTTCCAGGTCCTGGTGGCCGCCGGCGACACCTACACCTTCGATGCCGGCGCCACGCGCGAGGACTGCCACGCCTACTGGTTCGGCCCCGGCGTGCAAAGCTTCGTTGCCGTGATGGGCAGCGAGCGCCTGCTGGGCATGTACAAGCTGGTGGCCAACCAGATCGGCCACGGCAACCATGTGGCCAATGCCTCCTTCATGGTCGACCCGGCCGCGCAGGGCGTGGGCGTGGGCCGCATGATGGGCGTGCACTGCATGCAGGAAGCGCGCCGCGCCGGTTTCCTGGCGATGCAGTTCAACTTTGTCGTCAGCACCAACCTGGCCGCCGTCACCTTGTGGAAAAAGCTGGGCTTTACGGTGGTCGGCACCCTGCCGATGGCGTATCGCCACGCGCAACTGGGCTATGTGGACGCGTATGTGATGTACCAGCTGCTCAGCGATCCGATGCAGTGGCCGGCATGA
- a CDS encoding GNAT family N-acetyltransferase, translated as MTIMETPRLRLRTASVDDAAFFLGLVNEPTWLATIGDRQIHTVDAARAALEQGPITQQRELGYSFYIVEHRADGVAIGMCGLIKRATMPGPDIGYALLPAYCGQGLAWEAASGVLRHAREVLCLPAVYGLVSPQNQPSINLINKLGLRFERFSRQPIAGKDINIYRKSFS; from the coding sequence ATGACGATCATGGAAACACCGCGTTTGCGGCTGCGCACCGCCAGCGTCGACGATGCGGCATTCTTCCTCGGCCTGGTGAACGAGCCGACCTGGCTGGCCACCATCGGCGACCGCCAGATCCATACGGTGGACGCCGCCCGCGCGGCGCTGGAGCAGGGCCCGATCACGCAGCAGCGCGAGCTGGGCTACTCCTTTTATATCGTCGAACATCGCGCTGACGGCGTGGCGATCGGCATGTGCGGCCTGATCAAGCGCGCCACCATGCCCGGCCCCGATATCGGCTACGCCCTGCTGCCCGCGTATTGCGGCCAGGGCCTGGCCTGGGAAGCGGCATCCGGCGTGCTGCGCCATGCACGCGAGGTGCTGTGCCTGCCTGCGGTGTATGGCCTGGTGTCGCCGCAGAACCAGCCCTCGATCAATCTGATCAACAAGCTCGGTTTGCGCTTCGAGCGTTTTTCGCGCCAGCCCATCGCTGGCAAGGATATCAATATCTATCGCAAGAGTTTTTCTTAA
- a CDS encoding ROK family transcriptional regulator — MSDSFTVSSAPPAAIDDVQWLQPRGSNQMGMSQFNERVVLQAVRLHGSMPKADLARLTNLSTQTVSLIINRLLGEGLVSKRAPVRGKVGQPSVPIMLNPDGAFSIGIKIGRRSLDVLLVDFVGKTRERLSLSYPFPVADTVFGQIASALHSMAARLGPKLLPRLCGVGIAAPLGLGGWQNLLEMAPEQANEWDHIDIRQRVQAMTALPVEFAKDTSAACVAELVLGRGRSIKNFLYIFIDIFIGGGLVINSHLHGGLHGNAGAVGSLPLGMATPGAKNPPGQLLGDASLFNLEQLFTLAGLDPAAAHDERALQEPFVTHTAAWLDDAARAIALSINSATCLLDLEGVIIDGSFDRGLLDQLLAQVERALECYSWEGIARPQVLGGTVGSDARAVGGAFLPLYAHFAPDRDLFLK; from the coding sequence ATGTCAGACAGCTTTACCGTATCGTCCGCGCCGCCAGCGGCCATCGACGATGTTCAATGGCTGCAGCCGCGCGGCTCGAACCAGATGGGCATGAGCCAGTTCAACGAGCGGGTGGTGCTGCAGGCGGTGCGCTTGCACGGCAGCATGCCCAAGGCCGACCTGGCCCGGCTGACCAACCTGAGCACGCAAACGGTTTCCCTGATCATCAACCGCCTGCTCGGGGAGGGCCTGGTCAGCAAGCGCGCGCCGGTGCGCGGCAAGGTCGGCCAGCCGTCGGTGCCGATCATGCTCAATCCGGACGGCGCCTTCTCGATCGGCATCAAGATCGGCCGGCGCAGCCTCGACGTGTTGCTGGTCGACTTCGTCGGCAAGACGCGCGAGCGCCTGTCGCTGTCCTATCCATTTCCCGTCGCCGACACCGTGTTCGGCCAGATCGCGTCGGCGCTGCACAGCATGGCCGCGCGGCTGGGACCGAAGTTGCTGCCGCGCCTGTGCGGCGTCGGCATCGCCGCGCCGCTGGGCCTGGGCGGCTGGCAGAATCTGCTCGAGATGGCGCCGGAGCAAGCCAACGAGTGGGACCACATCGACATCCGCCAGCGCGTGCAGGCGATGACGGCGTTGCCGGTCGAGTTCGCCAAGGACACGTCCGCCGCCTGCGTCGCCGAACTGGTGCTCGGGCGCGGGCGCAGCATCAAGAACTTCCTGTACATATTCATCGACATCTTTATCGGCGGCGGCCTGGTCATCAACAGCCATTTGCACGGCGGCCTGCACGGCAACGCCGGCGCGGTCGGCTCCTTGCCGCTCGGCATGGCCACGCCCGGCGCCAAAAACCCGCCGGGCCAGTTGCTGGGCGACGCCTCCCTGTTCAACCTCGAGCAATTGTTCACCCTGGCCGGGCTGGACCCGGCCGCCGCCCACGACGAGCGTGCGTTGCAGGAACCGTTCGTCACGCACACCGCGGCCTGGCTCGACGACGCGGCGCGGGCCATCGCGCTGAGCATCAACAGCGCCACCTGCCTGCTCGACCTGGAGGGGGTGATTATCGACGGCTCCTTTGACCGCGGCCTGCTCGATCAGTTGCTGGCCCAGGTCGAGCGCGCGCTGGAATGCTATAGCTGGGAAGGCATCGCCCGGCCGCAGGTGCTCGGCGGCACCGTCGGCTCCGACGCGCGCGCCGTCGGCGGCGCCTTCCTGCCCCTGTACGCGCATTTCGCGCCGGACCGCGACCTGTTCCTCAAGTAA
- a CDS encoding RbsD/FucU domain-containing protein, whose protein sequence is MLKGIDPLLSPELLKILCEMGHGEEIVLVDANFTSQTLGQGKPLVRLPGIGLQRASAALLSVFPLDAMVDQPVAFMKVCHTPDGYLSALQRTMLEQIAATGSAAPEQCEAVERFAFYERVKGAYAIVQTGEMQPYANFLFKKGVISEALAA, encoded by the coding sequence ATGCTTAAGGGAATCGATCCTCTGCTCAGCCCTGAATTGCTGAAGATCCTGTGCGAAATGGGACATGGCGAGGAAATCGTGCTGGTCGACGCCAACTTCACCAGCCAGACCTTGGGCCAGGGCAAGCCGCTGGTGCGCCTGCCGGGCATCGGCCTGCAACGCGCCAGCGCGGCGCTGCTGTCGGTGTTTCCGCTCGACGCCATGGTCGACCAGCCGGTCGCCTTCATGAAGGTATGCCATACCCCCGACGGCTATCTGTCGGCGCTGCAGCGCACCATGCTCGAGCAGATCGCCGCCACCGGCAGCGCCGCGCCGGAGCAATGCGAGGCGGTCGAACGCTTCGCCTTCTACGAACGCGTCAAGGGCGCCTACGCCATCGTGCAGACCGGGGAAATGCAACCGTACGCCAATTTCCTGTTCAAGAAGGGCGTGATCAGCGAGGCGCTGGCGGCCTGA
- a CDS encoding ATP-binding cassette domain-containing protein, which yields MSMTTHVQPVFQARGLVKRYGSVTALDGTDFDLLPGEILAVIGDNGAGKSSLIKALSGALVPDAGEMLLDGKPVHLKSPIDARRYGIETVYQDLAVAPAMTIAENLFLGRELLRKGMLSRFLRLIDKKRMLAEAEAHMHDLKIGIRSMKQAVGTLSGGQRQGVAVARSTAFARHVVILDEPTAALGVKEGNMVLELIRNVRDRGLPVILISHNMPHVFEIADRIHVQRLGKRVAVLDPKHISMSDTVAVMTGAKSAAEFPEEAHA from the coding sequence ATGAGCATGACGACACATGTACAACCCGTATTCCAGGCCCGCGGCCTGGTCAAGCGCTACGGCAGCGTGACCGCCCTCGACGGCACCGATTTTGATTTGTTGCCGGGCGAGATACTCGCCGTGATCGGCGACAACGGCGCCGGCAAGTCCTCGCTGATCAAGGCCCTGTCGGGCGCCCTGGTACCCGACGCGGGCGAGATGCTGCTCGACGGCAAGCCGGTCCATCTCAAGTCACCGATCGACGCCCGCCGCTACGGCATCGAAACGGTGTACCAGGACCTGGCGGTGGCGCCGGCCATGACGATCGCCGAGAACCTGTTCCTCGGCCGCGAACTGCTGCGCAAGGGCATGCTGTCACGGTTCCTGCGCCTGATTGACAAGAAGCGCATGCTGGCCGAGGCGGAAGCCCATATGCACGATCTGAAGATCGGCATCCGTTCGATGAAGCAAGCCGTCGGCACCCTGTCGGGCGGCCAGCGCCAGGGCGTGGCCGTGGCGCGCAGCACGGCGTTTGCCAGGCACGTCGTGATCCTCGACGAACCAACCGCCGCGCTCGGCGTAAAGGAGGGCAATATGGTGCTGGAACTGATACGCAACGTGCGCGACCGCGGCCTGCCGGTGATCTTGATCAGCCACAACATGCCGCACGTGTTCGAGATCGCCGACCGCATCCACGTCCAGCGCCTGGGCAAGCGCGTCGCCGTCCTCGATCCGAAGCACATCAGCATGTCCGACACGGTGGCGGTGATGACGGGCGCCAAGAGCGCCGCCGAATTTCCGGAGGAAGCCCATGCTTAA
- a CDS encoding ABC transporter permease translates to MRSTVPTFMPPLSKLGPVIALLAACAFFASQSDRFLSSQNFSLILQQVMVVGIIAIGQTLIILTAGIDLSCGMAMALGSVIMTKFAVDLGMNPYLAVLCGIAVTVLIGFINGALVTSIKLPAFIVTLGTMNIAFAVTQLYSQAQTVTGLPEAMGFFGNTFQLGQATFTYGTVLMLGMYVLTWLYLRETAPGRHLYAVGNNPEAARLTGIATNKVLLGVYMIAGMCYGIAALMSVARMGVGDPQGGQTDNLDSITAVVLGGTSLFGGRGSIMGTLVGVLIVGVFRNGLTLMGVSSVYQILVTGILVILAVATDQLTHKKG, encoded by the coding sequence ATGCGTTCCACCGTTCCAACATTTATGCCGCCACTCTCGAAACTGGGCCCGGTCATTGCCCTGCTCGCCGCCTGCGCATTCTTCGCGTCGCAAAGCGACCGCTTCCTCAGCAGCCAGAATTTTTCCCTGATTTTGCAGCAGGTCATGGTCGTCGGCATCATCGCCATCGGCCAGACCCTGATCATCCTGACCGCCGGCATCGACCTGTCCTGCGGCATGGCGATGGCGCTGGGCTCGGTCATCATGACCAAATTCGCCGTCGACCTCGGCATGAACCCGTATCTCGCGGTATTGTGCGGCATCGCCGTCACCGTGCTGATCGGCTTCATCAACGGCGCGCTGGTCACCTCGATCAAGCTGCCGGCGTTTATCGTCACGCTGGGCACGATGAACATTGCCTTCGCCGTCACGCAGTTGTACTCGCAGGCCCAGACCGTCACCGGCCTGCCGGAAGCGATGGGTTTTTTCGGCAACACCTTCCAGCTCGGCCAGGCCACCTTCACCTACGGCACCGTGCTGATGCTGGGCATGTACGTGCTGACCTGGCTGTACCTGCGCGAGACGGCGCCCGGCCGCCACCTCTATGCCGTCGGCAACAATCCGGAGGCGGCCCGCCTGACCGGCATCGCCACGAATAAAGTGCTGCTGGGCGTCTACATGATCGCCGGGATGTGCTACGGCATCGCCGCGCTGATGTCGGTGGCGCGCATGGGCGTGGGCGACCCGCAGGGCGGCCAGACCGACAACCTCGACAGCATCACCGCGGTCGTGCTCGGCGGCACCAGCCTGTTCGGCGGGCGCGGTTCGATCATGGGCACCCTGGTCGGCGTGCTGATCGTCGGCGTGTTCCGCAACGGCCTGACCTTGATGGGCGTGTCCTCGGTGTACCAGATCCTGGTGACGGGCATCCTGGTCATTCTGGCAGTGGCAACCGATCAACTGACACACAAGAAAGGTTGA